From a single Candoia aspera isolate rCanAsp1 chromosome 2, rCanAsp1.hap2, whole genome shotgun sequence genomic region:
- the LOC134490266 gene encoding basic salivary proline-rich protein 1-like: MLLLPLLPPPPPPLGPAESPPQPGRLSQQPRSGGEGLQRAPREGGDPARARARRPRRSEAPGMGAGGERRGGSRGPSIRGEPTRCPSGPARHGGGGAAGGGARSPAALIAAPPPPGEGLPLPHHNKARAPPPRAAQAWGLRRPLAPPPSRRPLGPAPSPLPLGPPRPAAPETNLLAPELRLCHPRSFSLAAPHRSAPAIGCPDPAPPRPLFAPPATRSAREAIGFRGRPSGGAAARNGGRGKGGVGLGAAPPGPGSTPLLSLAASANTDWRRERRPIALTRGALAPGREGGNGGGPKVAPDWPRRASSQPSRLWDPPLSPPSSSRFRDQSRWGGLRKNWVEPQEGAWQIPPL, from the coding sequence atgctgctgctgccgctgctgccgccgccaccgccgccactCGGCCCCGCAGAATCCCCGCCTCAGCCCGGGAGGCTGTCGCAGCAACCCCGCAGTGGCGGCGAGGGGCTGCAGCGTGCGCCGCGCGAGGGCGGCGATCCTGCCCGGGCGCGCGCTCGACGCCCGAGGAGGAGCGAGGCTCCTggaatgggggcggggggagaacgGAGAGGAGGCTCCCGCGGGCCGAGCATCCGCGGCGAGCCCACCCGCTGCCCGAGCGGGCCCGCGCGGCACGGGGGAGGAGGGGCGGCGGGAGGCGGGGCCCGCTCCCCCGCCGCCCTCATCGCCGCCCCTCCCCCACCCGGGGAAGGCCTGCCCCTCCCCCACCACAACAAAGCGAGGGCGCCACCCCCTCGCGcagcccaggcctggggcctacGCCGCCCCCTCGCTCCTCCGCCAAGCCGGCGCCCACTCGGCCCCGCGCCCTCGCCGCTCCCGCTCGGCCCCCCGCGCCCGGCCGCCCCGGAGACCAACCTCCTCGCCCCCGAGCTGCGCCTCTGCCACCCTCGTTCTTTCTCGCTGGCTGCCCCTCACCGCTCCGCACCCGCCATTGGCTGCCCAGAcccggccccgccccgccccctctTCGCTCCGCCCGCAACCCGCTCCGCGCGCGAGGCCATTGGCTTCCGCGGCCGTCCATCCGGGGGAGCGGCGGCGCGGAATGGAGGAAGAGGGAAGGGCGGGGTGGGACTAGGCGCCGCCCCCCCCGGCCCTGGCTCTACGCCCCTCCTCTCGCTCGCGGCCTCAGCAAACACCGATTGGCGTCGGGAGAGGCGACCCATCGCCCTGACGCGAGGCGCGCTCGCtccggggagggagggaggcaacgGAGGAGGGCCGAAGGTAGCTCCGGATTGGCCGCGGCGGGCATCAAGTCAGCCCTCCAGACTCTGGGACCCGCCTCTTTCCCCGCCCTCTTCCTCGCGTTTTCGCGACCAGAGTCGGTGGGGGGGGCTTCGCAAAAATTGGGTTGAGCCGCAGGAAGGAGCTTGGCAGATTCCTCCGCTTTAG